The genomic DNA AGTACGATTTGGTTATTTAGATTTACTTGTATCGTTCGGTGGTATTGCAGGTCTCTTTCTAGGatattctttatttgtatctaTCGAAATTGGATATTATTTTACTCTTAGAACTTATTGTGGAGCTGTAATTCAATCATCTCGGGAACAGTACAATATCATGACTGTTCATGTTGTGGAAAAAATTCCACAGAAAGCAGATACtaatcaaaaatattatttgtatattgATTAACTCCTTTTAAAAGTTTTGCATTGTTTTGTTTaacgatataaattataattttatcattccCGTGCTATTAATCTTTTCAAAGTCGCAAGATCCTTATCACGATTCCATATTTATTCAATGCTTTCACGCAGACGCATTACGATCCGCATCGGTAATTAGAAGCGCGCGTAAATAATACAGTCTTTCAAATCCTTACTTGTATCGTAAATATAACGGAGTTGGTAAGAGTTATATTGCTAAATGCCTAGCGGAATGGCACAGAGAACGCTAGCACCGTTCTTTATCGTTCATCGTTGCGCGTTGCGATGTTTCGTTGGTACATGCGACATTTTCGGCACGCCTCCGACTAATACGAGTGTTTATCTTTATGGTTGTGTTGAATCTATACGGAATTCTTACCAACTCTTTCCAGTTTCGCATTGTTCACAGGTATATTTTTACTTAATTGTTACTTCTTTTGTCGAGAGTATATGTCAAATTATTAGGCAATGAAGTGATAGGAATTCTTAAAATACATAGTTTTTTAACTAGATCAGACGGCATACtttggaaataattaataatatattgagcTAAACAAGGAATCAGCGAAGTGCTGAGTAACATTAATATAGTGATACGTTTCACATCAATTTTTATGTGATCTGTGTCTTCTGTTTTGATAACTGAATACTCACATATCTTTATCGATAAGCAATCAAATCATTATCAGAAAGTATTTAGGATGATAACAGGGTGCATACTGTATCAATCTCATATAAGCTTCTTATTGCTTATAATACATTACTAAGTacgtaattttaatttattatatttttaaaattatcaaatacctctgtttaatatttcatatatattatttttattatctctatgctatcattttaaaaaaaagattatcataatcataaaataattatgataaaaaaagattaaagTCGAACAATTGAAATCCTTCCGTTCGTAATCAATAATAATCGGCAAGAATAATGATGGATGGGTGGTGAAAGTATTAgagatttaatttttttctttccctctctttGCATTTGTGGATTCTGCAATATACGAGATGCAGTTTTAATGCGCATTTCCCTTAAATAACCTGCACAGTGGCAGCTTTAGTTTGGAATCAAAGTCATTTTTATCTACAGTTTTGTGAGAGGAATATGTCAATACCCGATAACATATTTTCGCTGTTGCAACGTTTCGGTGTGATAAAATAGGAGATAATTTCAAAACAAGGCAAATGAATGAtcagaaaaaggaaaaacaaactttaagaaacatcaagtttttaaatgtttttaatgtGCTCATTTTATGCTTGTCACTCCTATAATATTAGTGGAAGTAACAGGAAAAGAAGCTTATTGAAAAAATCTCATTACATTACATAATTACTTATACATTAAATCTTAAAGTTTCTCTCTAATTCGACGGTtccttttaaaaaaaaatcgattGGGTTTACGTCTACGCTGCGAACGTAATAAGTATTGCCATTATATAGAAAGTCACTTATCCAGTTACTGGATTGTCGATTTTCACGTACGTTTATGCTAACAAAAACTTGCCAGTTAATTTTTTAAAGGAAACTTTTCAACCATAATgtagtaatatataataattgtaatgtAATCTTATAACAAGaaaaaaggacttgaattttaatttctaaatttattaAGGATTAGATTTAGTAAGGAACTATATACAATGTTCTGCACAAAGGAAATAGTTTAATAGGCACTACATAATAATGCCGccaattaatttaattcaaaattaaCAAACTTAATTAACAAACTTCTTTTTGAATtgattttcctttttctcttatttgactttttgttatttaagtTGATGTCTAATTCTAATGctaattattattgtataataaatttttgtgaCTGTATATAAACAAAtgtttttacttattaatcaCATTATTAATTACGGTGTTTTTGAAAACTAcattaaattttaaagaaatttattaccCTGAAATATTTCCAGAAGTTAGAACATTCATATGCAGAgtataagataaaaatatacaatttgtTTTCCAGATATGATATACTAAATAAAGATGAGGATTATGTCATGTTATCTTCGTCGTTTCACAATAACAGCTTTATTTGTCTTACTGCTGTTTTGTGCTGTACAAGTTTTTCGTTCGGAACTGGGATTTAGTGACAATGATTTGTCAAATCTGGATAAACTGTAAGCAATAATTTAATTccttaaaatataagaatatatcatctttaattgtaatttgtgTTATTCCAGAATACACATATCTCGGTTAATTAAGGAATCTGAACAATCTTATGTTGggtacatataatatatataattttattagaataattttattttaaatataaaaatgcaaaGAGATCTATATGTTTTCAGAGGAGTTGTGGCTTGCAAACTACCTCAATTAAATGTTTCTAATCCAGAAATTACTAAATTTATTCATGATGTCCCACCTTTGCAATGTACACCAGAAAATTGGGTTATTCTCCATGGTTCAAGATTAATTATTAGCAGCAGAGCAAAGAAAAGACATGGATCCATAATTTGCTCTTTCAGTGGTTAGTTTTATGAAATTGTATGACGTATGTTCATATTGAACATACTAGacataattatttcaattgttCACAGAAATTCTTAGGGATGATGATTACAATGTATTATTCGAACCTGCTGTTGAGTCTGAAGATTCCTATGTTCTCAAACATAGCGATTTTGTTGATATTAAATGTGAATCAAAAGATGGCAATAAGTAAGAAGAacatattaagaaaaatagtCAACTGACAAATtagttaaatttatattttacacaaTTTTTTAGATGGCACAGTATTATGGCCGGAGTGAAGGATGATCCTAAAGTAAACGAGAAAAGTAAATGGGAATATGTTGGAAACAAGGCCCTTAAACTAAATGTACTTATGTTCGGCTTTGATTCTCTATCCAGAAATACATTTATACGCAAATTACCAAAAACATATCGGTATTTAAAAGAATACTTAGGAGCTTTAATACTAGAAGGATACAATATAGTAGGTGATGGAACACCACAAGCTCTTATTCCTATACTTACTGGAAAGATTGAGCTTGAACTTCCAGATACTAGAAAACGCATGGGACTAAAGGCAAACTATGTTGATGTATATCCAATGATATGGAATCAGTACAAAGAAAATGGTTATATAACAGGATTCATGGAGGATGTCCATCATATTGGAACTTTCACATATCGTCTAAAAGGTTTTAAGAAACAACCAACTGATCATTATATGAGAACATTCTATTTAGCTGCTGCACCATATTTTAGATACTACAATAAATATTGCATTGGAAGCATTCCTAGACATATGGTATGGTTGAATTCTTgaattatattacaattacTGAACTATACATCATTAGTATTCTTTTAGGTAATGCTGaattatattaaagaaatttttgatgTCCGCAAACATCAACCAAAATTTCTATTTGGTTTTCATGGAGAACTTTCACATGATTCTTATAATGACATAGGTGTAGTAGATGAAGATTTACATAATTGGTTAAAGAACTTAAATGAATTTGgtcatttaaataatacagTATTGATAGTGATGAGTGATCATGGACATAGGTTTGAGTGATATGATAAATTTAATTGTTGTATAGGATTGTACATCTAAAAAAAACTAACGttgtaaatttcattttaaaggTTTGCAGAAATTCGTAACACTCTGCAAGGTAAACAAGAGGAAAGATTACCATTTTTTTCGTTTGCTTTTCCCCCTTGGTTTAAAAGAGTTTATCCAGAAGCTTATGCcaattttttacataatacacATTATTTAACGACACCGTTTGATGTTCACAAAACATTAGAAAGCatattgaattttgaaataCCAAAAATTGGAGACCGTCAGCAAAGAGCCATTAGTTTATTTGATAAGGTGGgtattatataaaatccaTTACATGAAATCTCATTTTTTTGATCGGAATCTATATTTACTGAAAGTAATATCTTAAACCTTAAGTAATACCTTCAAGTAATTTtaagtttaaaaattttccCGCTCAAAAGTTATTATACGTAAAAGGTTGCAAAATTCTGTATAGCTTTTTTCGTATTATTCCTGCTAGATATACAGAACGTTCGTCTTTGTTGATATATACTATGACGACGTAACTAGATACTGTCTCATGAAAGTAGAAAAGTTGTAGATAGATTAAATAGATAGAGTAAATTAGCATTGGTAAGACTGCACAGGGTGTTCATAAAAGTTGGTGCCAAATTTCAGTGTAGTAGTAAAAGATCGCAGTAAACGTGGGTCGAAAAATTAGCTATTAGTTTTAGAGTTATGAGATGTTTAGTGTACAAAAACTAATCGAAAACTGCTGCCAAGAGATAAGAGAAATGCTGGGAATCTTTCAACATATACGTGCTTTTATGCGTGATTAAGCTAAGTAAGTAGTATACTAAGAGAACCAAACTTTAAAAACGCATAACCTTTGAATCAATGGATTCCTAAACTCAAAATCATTATATTTTACCCCTATTCATCAGGTATTATGAGTAAAGAAAGTTCAAAATGGAATAGTTCCCAGAGAAAAAAATTTGCACTaggtattttataaattaacctaatactttacgtttatttattttgttttaaagtTATGCTATTATATATCTTTACATTATATCAAATTGAAGAGGAAAATCAAAACAGAATTATCACTgctttaattttctaatttaatgttttttaaataattatataaacttacaataaatgttacaaattgataaataatcatattgtataacgatgCAGATACCGTTAGAGAGAACGTGTGCAGATGCATTTATAGAACCACATTGGTGTGCATGCCTGAGTTGGCAAGAAATTTCAGTTGATGATGATAACGTGATTGCTGCAGCCAAGTATTTTGTCCAATTTCTTAATGTTTATACAGAAAATCATCGCAACATATGTGAAGAgttgaaattaaaagagaTATTGTGGGCTGCTAAACTTATACCTAATAAAGGTATTGTAAACAATTTATAACTCTTACTTATGTTGATCTGCTATTGTTAAAGTGTAAAATTGTAGATTTACTGAAATTCTACAAATCAGGAGATCAAGATGGTTTCATGGGAGACTTTAGTGcaaaaacaaaattaactACTGAAACTTATCAGTTGAAAGTAAAAACAGAGCCAGGATTTGGTTTATTTGAAGCCAGTATTAATTATGATATAAAGAAAAACACTTTTTCAACCAAAGTAAGTTtgcaattaaattatattaatcaaTATAgctattaaaaaaatatatacaaatgaaaatatattgagATTCGTATTTTAGATTTCAGATGTTAGTAGGATCAATATGTATGGATCTCAGGCAAGATGTGTAGaaaattcattatttcatttacGAAAATACTGTTATTGTAAGGATTAAACAGTTAGTGCTTGAAGAAAGTTACACATGTATTTAAAACTGGAGCGGAGAAAACATCACAACAAAGTTTACAAATCATAAAGGTGCTGTGATTAGAGTTATATTAAACACAAGCATAatgtagaaaaaataatataaactaCCATTTATATGATTTCAAATGTGGTATAGAATGAAGTATAGAACAAAACAGTGCAAGACAGACAGTATCCTAagctatttatttattttcattagtGCCAACTAACGTGATACCAAAGAGTATTTATGAATTGCATaatcaaaatatttgttactaaattttatattactaggtgttagtaatatatttagtaataTATCAACAAACTATTATGTATTAGGTACATGttgaatataaaatgtaaataatgcACAATACAATGtaatgaattaataaaaattttcagtatttacgtaataaataacgttttatactaataaaatattcttataaTATAACTCTTTTTATATGTGTAAATTCTTTTTACATTCATTGTAAAAGACAATATTCTCCAAACTGATGTAAGAATGTTGTAATCTCGTGAGTAGTACCATCAATTAACAGAAATCCTATGTTTTGCTTATGATGTGGATCATGTGGAAAATAAGCTTGTCCTCTGTTATCTTTAGCCACTATTTGTAGAACTATTGTACTGATTGACAAGTCTGCATCTTTATTCATTTGTACTctaagataataaaaaatataattattattgacTTTAAGAACAAAATATTTGTGCAAGTATTATACAACCTTACTAAATCTTTATAAATGGCCTTTGTCACTTCTAAGTATGGATTTAAAACATCCTCATATTGACACAATATTCCACCAAGAACAAGcatttgaaaaatatgaaatataaattcttcGCGTTCatcttttaaatataaattatattctggACATTCTTCATCTAATAACatctataaatttattatagataagtacatattattattaaattaattgtaataaagaTCCATACCGCTCTAAGATTATCAGAGAtcaaaaaattttctatttccataTCATATCTTTTGCAAATAATTCCAGACTTATGTACAACTCCATTTTTGGGATCTTTTAGTTTGTTAAAAAAAGTCATGTTTAGAACAGAACAAGGAATTGGCTTTATTTCTACACTTGATGCTACTATGCCTATTAATTGTGAcaaaaattaacaatatttaatatcatattatagaaaaatatctttattaCCTTGTTTTAACCAATAATTTCCTTGTTTTGTTAATAATTCCTTAGTTACAATATTATCTTGAAAGAAAGCCTAAAACAATTAAAAGATAGTAGATAGTAGattggaattatttaaaattaagttAAAAACATATTATATGGTAATTAACTAACTTCAGCCAAATGGTATTTATGATATTGTTGAAAGGGTTCATTGAATGTAAAatgttgaataataaaatttcctcTTATTCCCCTGTAAGATTGAAATAaacttattattatattcaacTCTTGGGATAAggatcaatttttaaattttgcatgtatatacatataaatcaATCACATGATATATCAATTAACATTGTTACCATTTGGAAAGAAATTCCTGAATCGTTTTGTCATTTATTCcaacaaaattcttttgtgcaAGAGGTACAAATGTATAACTGGGTTTAATCTCCATTTTTATACAATGCTATTTGTTACTATGGAGATAAGAATATGggaaagatatatatatatatatatatatatatataaattattacatgACAAGTAGACAATATTTTTgagaattataatataaatatgagAAATATGGGAATTAGAAACATTAGAAGAATCACATTTTCAAGCAAAAATATAGTTACAGTAAATGTGAAActgcatatgtatatttataatatatttacataaattatttcataattatttttataattattttgatatattatatcataaaatttactAGTATTGATTTTAACATCAACAAAAATATCAATAGACTGGTATagtttaacaaatatttaaataagttAAAAGGCTTTGAGGAACCATGGCGCCGAATCAACGTCAACGTCAGCTTTTTGTTTCTAAGAAAGAACTGAAAAAGTTGAATGGCAGAAGATTTTCAAAGTAGATgcaatatttctttctttcttaataGTAAAATGTGAATAGAGCATTGTTTAGTTATCTCGTGTTTAATAAAGTTAAATGTATTGTATGCCGGTTAACCTTTTCTTTTGTGattcaatattaaattattttgatgaAGAACCataaatatgttattttatagaaattctataattatcaatagataattattttattttatttttatatttaatttatcgcTAACAAACTCTACTTAGGATAAGATAAATCTACTAATTATGAAGTAAACATGcatgtaaaattaaatacaaatctTAAGGAAAATTAAGGGTATGTGTTTCAGACCAGAAGAATCCTCTGATACTGGTCTCATATATCCTGGTGTGGATACAGCATTTAAGCTGCTTCTATCAGCTAGATTTTGTTCTGCTATTTGGAGCCACATAACAGATTGTGATGAAACCTATAACTATTGGGAACCAGTAAGGAATAGTTCTTAAtagtttcaataattttgtatgatttgtataaatttatttgtactacattattttgttttaataaatgagttatttattttataatcatatattatttttttattgcattttGTCTTAGAGTCACTATCTGCTTTATGGGACCGGTCAACAAACATGGGAATATAGTCCACAATATGCATTAAGATCATATATGTATTTGCTGATTCATATGGTACCAGCAAAGCTTTACCATTACTTACTAGAACCAAATCCTGTTCTagtcttttattttgtaagaTGTCTATTATCTGTGGGTTGTGCTTTATCTGAAGTATACTTCTATAAGTATGTATCTGTTGAATTATATTATGGACTCGTTAACAATAAATATCATATTAagataataattacattttatcatttttctctGATAGAAATGTATGCAGAGAATTTGGGATTCATATAGGGAGGTTAACATTAGTATTTCTTATCCTCAGCTCTGGCATGTATATTG from Bombus huntii isolate Logan2020A chromosome 5, iyBomHunt1.1, whole genome shotgun sequence includes the following:
- the LOC126865593 gene encoding uncharacterized protein LOC126865593 — protein: MRIMSCYLRRFTITALFVLLLFCAVQVFRSELGFSDNDLSNLDKLIHISRLIKESEQSYVGGVVACKLPQLNVSNPEITKFIHDVPPLQCTPENWVILHGSRLIISSRAKKRHGSIICSFSEILRDDDYNVLFEPAVESEDSYVLKHSDFVDIKCESKDGNKWHSIMAGVKDDPKVNEKSKWEYVGNKALKLNVLMFGFDSLSRNTFIRKLPKTYRYLKEYLGALILEGYNIVGDGTPQALIPILTGKIELELPDTRKRMGLKANYVDVYPMIWNQYKENGYITGFMEDVHHIGTFTYRLKGFKKQPTDHYMRTFYLAAAPYFRYYNKYCIGSIPRHMVMLNYIKEIFDVRKHQPKFLFGFHGELSHDSYNDIGVVDEDLHNWLKNLNEFGHLNNTVLIVMSDHGHRFAEIRNTLQGKQEERLPFFSFAFPPWFKRVYPEAYANFLHNTHYLTTPFDVHKTLESILNFEIPKIGDRQQRAISLFDKIPLERTCADAFIEPHWCACLSWQEISVDDDNVIAAAKYFVQFLNVYTENHRNICEELKLKEILWAAKLIPNKDLLKFYKSGDQDGFMGDFSAKTKLTTETYQLKVKTEPGFGLFEASINYDIKKNTFSTKISDVSRINMYGSQARCVENSLFHLRKYCYCKD
- the LOC126865602 gene encoding cilia- and flagella-associated protein 300-like, whose translation is MEIKPSYTFVPLAQKNFVGINDKTIQEFLSKWGIRGNFIIQHFTFNEPFQQYHKYHLAEAFFQDNIVTKELLTKQGNYWLKQGIVASSVEIKPIPCSVLNMTFFNKLKDPKNGVVHKSGIICKRYDMEIENFLISDNLRAMLLDEECPEYNLYLKDEREEFIFHIFQMLVLGGILCQYEDVLNPYLEVTKAIYKDLVRVQMNKDADLSISTIVLQIVAKDNRGQAYFPHDPHHKQNIGFLLIDGTTHEITTFLHQFGEYCLLQ